In Gadus morhua chromosome 5, gadMor3.0, whole genome shotgun sequence, the genomic stretch CTGACCCTATGACGAGCCAAACCAGATCATGTAGGGAAACCTCTAGTGGAGATATTTAGAACGACAGAACTGCTATATAGGCTCAAACAACAACAGTATAATCTAAGATAAGACATTGAGGCCAGATGGTTCAGTGACCGATTAGATTGTGAGCGTATTATGACAGATGATGCTGTGCTTATAGCATTAAACTGTGATTTTATCACAGATCCTAGATCACACATTGATTGTAGATTTCAGAACAGGACACTCATTAGATAACTCATTTGACCGATTTTAAGATCCTGGAGCAGACAGTGATTGCagatttcagaacaggtgaatCGTTAGATTACTCATTAGACTGATTTTAAGATCCTAGATCAGACAGTGATGGTAGATTTCAGAACAGTAAGATTTCAGATCACAATGTGATTGTTAGATTACTGATTAGACTATGATTTAAAGACAGATCAGGCTGTGATTGTAGAGTTCCGAACAGTGAGATTCCAGATCAGACCGCACTTGTTAGATGATGAGACTGTGATTTTTGAGAGCCCAGATTTGACCGATTGCTATGATGTATCAGAATGTAACTCTAATGGCTGGATCTGCGTTCTCTGTGTCCAAGGTGGCCAGGACCATCGGCCTGAGGGAGATCTGGTACTTCGGCCTGCAGTATCTGGACAACAAAGGCTTCCAGTCCTGGCTGAAGTTTGACAAGAAGGTAAACAGAGGAAGGACTCGCACAGATGACTGAATGAACGGGTCCTGCCCAGAATCAGTTTTATGCTTTCACGGAAGGAGTTTTACGCGTAGAATAATTCGTTTTCTAAGtcaatttataataattattcttTTGAGGAGAATAATAAATTGCATCTCTTTGTCTAATTACAATTTTTCCATATTTCGAATTGAACATACTTCTACAAAGCCACGCTGAGCTCCACAATGCTATGCTAAGCTGAGTGCTTCTCGGCGGTCGTGCCTCCATCTCTTCACGCTCACACTGCTGTGTTCCTAGTTCATTCATTACACATTCTCACGTCCTCTTCGTCtcccccctatcccccccccccccccgcccaggtgACGGCCCAGGACGTGAGGAAGGAGTCCCCCCTGCTGTTCAAGTTCCGGGCCAAGTTCTACCCGGAGGATGTGGCTGACGAGCTGATCCAGGACGTGACCCAGAAGCTCTTCTTCCTGCAGGTGAAGGATCTGATCCTGGGCGACGAGATCTACTGCCCCCCGGAGTCGGCCGTGCTGCTCGCCTCCTACGCCGTCCAGGCCAAGTTCGGAGACTACAACAAGCATGTTCACGAGCGCGGCTACCTGTCCGGAGACCGGCTGCTGCCCAAgaggtacgcacgcacacacacacacacacacacacacacacacacacacacacacacacacacacacacacatacacacaccttatacacacacacacacacacaccttatacacacacacacacacacacatacacacaccttatacacacacacaccttatacacacacacacacacaccttatacacacacacatacaccttatacacacacacacacagcttacacacacacaaacacacacacaaacacatacaagctcATATACGCatacatccaacacacacacacacattcacacacacacacacacacacacacacacacacacacacacacacaaacaacctcattctcacacacacacacacacacacacacacacacacacacacacacacacacacacacacacacacacacacacacacacacacacacacacacacacacacacattatacatgtTATCTCAGTGGTACAATGTCCGGAATGTCACACTGTATCATGCCAATTTAAATGATAATGAAGGGTcaattaataaatgatgaagGGTGAATAcattaatgatcaattaggaatGAATAACTTCTAATCAGGAGCCAATTTAGGTCAAAACAAGATTTGGTCTCTTTTTCCGAGTTTTAGTTGGCAACAAAACCCACACATTTGCATCTGTATTTACTGACTATTTAATGAGAATGCCCATGGCTGTACAATGTAATACAATAGGCAATTTAATCAATATTTCTTAGCCGTATCTTACCCACCAATCTCAATGTTTCATTGATTGTTtacgcacaaaacacacagttcTGTTAAGCTAGTCGCATTCAGTGTTTAAGTTGGCTTGCTAGCTTGTTTACATACCCAATGAATCCCTTAGCCTTTTTGGCAGAGTACCCCCTTCAACGGCGCAAAAGTCTTTTGGGAGAAAAAAAGTCTTTCATGAAACTTACGACAgattctcctttctccttcttttCAGATTTATGTTTTAACCACTTGTCAGTTTTCTCGATTTTCTATTGTCTAGCTTTCAGAATTTAAACTTGCTCAGGGTGAAAATAAAATTCTAGTTATTTTTCTTGAAACATTTTCTGAGTAGcccctgcagtactccaaagtACCACTAGTGGTACGCGTACCCCTATTTGAGAACCGCTGCCTTAGCTAACCCGGCCACCCTCTGTCTCTGCTGCCCAGGGTTCTGGACCAACACAAGATGTCCAAGGACCAGTGGGAGGAGCGGGTGCAGACCTGGCACAACGAGCACGGCTCCATGGTCAAGTGAGTTCACCTGGAATCCGCTCCACTTGCTCTGACAAACTTgctgtatgttgtatgtcctggcacttaatgtacgcccttattgtatgttgtacgtcctggcacttaatgtacgcccttattgtatgttgtacgtcctggcacttaatgtacgcccttattgtatgttgtacgtcatgGCAGTTAATTTACGCATctattgtgtgttgtatgtcgttgcgcttaaaaatagtactaaacagtaacaattgttagtgcttcaCTGTCCTCCAGTTTACCCACTATTATGATTGCCATATTCAATGAAAagattatttaaaaacaaattaaTTTAGAATAGGCCACAATACAATAGAATAACTGTTTTAAAGTGTTTAAACTTTTATCTAGTGTTATGTAGTGTTGATAAATGTCAATAAATGGCCTAAAATGGCCGACCTAACTGCCGAGCGTGTGGCCCACAGAGAGGAAGCAGTGCTGGAGTACCTGAAGATCACCCAGGACCTGGAGATGTATGGCGTCAACTTCTTCGAGATCAAGAACAGGAAGAGCACGGACCTGTGGCTGGGCGTGGACGCCCTGGGCCTCAACATCTACGGCAAGGCGGACAAGTGAGTTCCCGCTCTGCCTCACCTCCAGGACGTAGAGGAGCCTCGGGACCTCTTAACGTCATCGGCCTTGTTAGCTAAAATTGCTTAGTGAGGTGAAAGAGCTGCTTCCCCGTGGTGTTTGGGTggttcaggggtcagggttagggtactaACCTGGTCAAAGAGTTGCTTCCCCGTGGTGTCATGCGATGCCCTTTGATAGTGCCATCCTCAATTTCGTTTGCCTCGAAAAATGACCAACAGTCAACGCCCCCAGCTGACCAAGCCCATGTTCCAAGGAAAGGACCTTATAAACGTCATAAAGGACCTTATAAATGTTATCAAGGACTTTATAAATGTATAAAGTGTATAAAGGAAGGCACGTGATCCCCAAAGGAAAGGAGCCTATATAAACGATGTCCCCCCTGGTGGTGAGATCCGGTAGTTCAACATGGACATCAGATTGCAGGTAGTGGTCTGAAGTAGTGTCAGAAGAAGATAAGACTACTACCCTGGTTCATAACACGCAGACTCATAATTTAGGGCTACGAGGTACAACTGTGTCTGGTGATTTCCCTCTATGGAAATCAGACTAACTTCCAACAGCTTTGGCTGGAGTTCACGCACGGTTTACATTGGGTAGGACagtaggtgtgtctgtgtgtgtgtgtgtgcgtgtgtgtgtgacgtgtgtgtgtgtgtctgtgtgactgagGTCACTAACCCCagcctacccctccccccccccctcccagcacgTTTGACCGCCAGACCAATGGTTTGTGTTCACAGAGTTCATTGGCCCagttgtgtccatgtgtgttttgACATCACACTGATAGCAATTTAAATAATGTTTGCCTATTGAGTCGAGGGACAGAGGTCTTATTCCTTAATGCGTATATTTGTCTTGATTTTTATTCTCTGTTTTGGGTTTTTGTAGTTTTCCTATTTGCCTTAACTGTTATGTTGTATTCATTTCCATGCTTGTCATGTCTTGTCCATGTGTTAACCTTTAGTCATTTTTGGTGTCTTTACTATCAGGATTTGAAAGATGAGCCCTGGactctgtgtgtatctatatatatatatatatatatatatatatatagatatttgcACTAACTATCTGctccaatacaaaaacaatttaGGGCTCTCTTAAAAAAACCTCTGTTAAAACCATTAAAAACTCTCTTAAAACCATTAAAAACTCTCTTTGAACCATTCAATTCTGCTCTTTCCCCCAGGCTCACTCCTAAGATCGGTTTCCCCTGGAGCGAAATCCGCAACATCTCCTTCAACGACAAGAAGTTCATCATCAAGCCCATCGACAAGAAAGCGCCGGTGAGTGTCCGGTAATGCTCCTCTGAACTGAAGAACAGTGACGCACAGTGTTCACTGTCAGATCTACGAAACAATGTAGAACAATTATAAACATGTGTCGTGCCTTTGTTTGAGCAGACTTTTTTGCGAAGTGTTTTGCCGGTTATTCGAGTAATCacgataaaaaatataataatacgcCTACTAATTTCAAACCAGCAAAATATGTGACCAGATGCAGAtgcagtgttgtgcctgaacgcgttcattgaacgatagttcatgaactcgttcatattttcGGCGAACGcgaactgaacgtactgtattactgcctgatgaacgttactgtgaactcgttcattctggtgtctgtgaacggcacgCGAACTCcgtttaacttcgttcaattggggggttatttgtttatcaacacggcggatgcgcgcgcagaaggagaacatttgtttgaccggttgttGGTTAcctccgtgtggttaatttgcagttgcggtgttgtcagcttactgttacattaaactgcaatcagaaaatgcggttatatgctatataccCTATAGTGTCTGTGGTGTAAATGCTGGGacgaattaaaaaatataaatacactttatgttgaaagtatagaccgtcccgattcccattgaaacgaatggcgcggtgattattcttcaaaacgagatctgttaaatcgtgaaaaatgaatcaaactgtaatcagacaacacggttatatgctatagaccctagagtatctgtggtataaaggctgagactaatttcgaattataaatatgtacaatccataacgttagctctctggctcatagctcagcggactagaatacctccttgaatcattgcttgttggccggaaacggaaatgGGGGGTTgcagtcttttcgctcggttctccgactcaacagtagggctagaaccgagcgaaaagactacaaccaaatttGAACTACAACCAAACTAGTTCCCTTCCCGCTTCcggccaacgagcaatgagtcttccaaccgaaatcaatgggatttacaaaatgcgctaaatgtacaataaaacacgatagaaactgtatttcgctacgatgcttgattcaaccactctatttcatcctagacaaatcACGAAGTGTACtcgatgttcaaaataccggaaaaaaataatattattgaaaataatattaataaaacatattgaaaaaaagaactatgaactagttcattttttggaactgtgaacttagttcaaatcttttgaattatgaacgttgaactgaactagttcattttaaaatttgtgaactgaactttgaactagttcacgtagaaagtgaactaTCCCAACACTGACCAGATGCTCTTGAGCACAAGTGCTCAcatccatgcccccccccccccccccccccccccctcacctcactGTTGTCACATATACTTTATAGTCACTTGAAGCGCTTCACAGGTTCGAATTCGACCCACGTGCAAACATGTTGTACTCTATTTTCTAGGACTTGCGTTGGTATCTTTATTTACCTCCTGCCAtcgaataataaataaatggtaaAGAGATAAGCGATGAAAATCATGGACTAATATCGTATAGTTATCAATATCATAAATTGTACTGATAGTTTACTCatgtttattgtatgttgtatgtacGTCCTGGCAGTTAAAAATAGAACTTAGCATGTTGTAGCATCTTattctagctatctttgttgtcttGATAAAGGgctaacctagtgattgttagtgctcggcacttggttctatgaacatccttactgtaccgacagcgatataatgattctctttcttctgacaaatgtacttattgcaagtcactttggactcaatgtaaatgtgaatgacGAAGTAATTCCAATTTCCACGTTACGAGTCGGTGTGTGACGCATGTGTTGCGCACAGGACTTTGTGTTCTACGCGCCGCGTCTGCGCGTGAACCGCTGCATCCTGCAGCTGTGCATGGGGAACCACGAGCTGTACATGCGCCGCCGCAAGCCCGACACCATCGAGGTGCAGCAGATGAAGGCCCAGGCCAACGAGGAGAAGCTGCAGAAGAAGATCGAGAGGTGggccacacacagaaaaacacactcaaacacacagacacacaaacaaacaggcaaacaggcaaataaatgaacacacaaacaggcaaacacacacacacacacacacacacacacacacacacacacacacacacacacacacacacacacacacacacacacgcacacacagaaacacaaagaaatgaacgcacaaacaaacaggccAGCAAACtaactaacaaacaaacacaaaaacacacaaacaaacacacaaacacactgacagtaaaacaagcaaacaagcaaacaagcaaactcacaagcaaacacacaaacacactctcggTGTAAGAATCTCAGGGAGGGTTGGAAGATATGCATCATGGGGTGTCCACGCCGTGAAGGTGAACATCCATGTTGGGTTCCGCAGAGACAatctggagggggagaagaggaagcgGGCGGCCATCGAGAAGGAGAAggcggagatggagagggagaagcgCGACCTGATGACCCGGCTGGCGCAGTACGAGGAGACCACGAAGAAGGCCGAGCGAGGTCAGGACACACCAAAAGGCCGACACGACTATCCATACTAACTATGACTCGACTGTTAATTTTTTGGTTCAAACTCTGCCCTCTACCCGGTGGTTTACCGGGTAGAGCGCGTGCCATTAAGGCTCAGTCATgatcgcagcgacccgggtttgattcctccCCGTGGTCATTTGCCGCATGtccccctcctctatctccaatacattcctgtctatctcactcttaTCATAAAGCAAAAATAATCCAATAAAATAACTAATTAATTGCCCACTTAAAGTAAGTAATAACATCACAACATGTTATTTAAGGATGACGCAACGTACTTGGAGACAAGTTAATCAGTAATGACCATATCAGGGattttatcatcatcatcatcatcatcatcatcaaaaaAGTCACTGAACGAGAGAAAACAATCAACCCAAACCAAACCCAGTGGGAGGTGGCTCCCTCTGCTGGTGAGGTGTTGAATTAATGAATCGCCCCGTACTGATTAattaagaagaagaaagacTGAAGCGTAGTTTTCCTTAGCTCAGGGTTGGGACCCCGGCCGAATTGCCAATGTGGTCGAGACCCCGAGGCCGTGAATATTACTACAACTTAACAACTGAACCAGAAACTCAGACCAACCACTTGTGATGCCATCAGCGTACGTTCACAGGGATGCTAACATTAACGGCTAAACAATGTATCACGAAGCTGAGCCATCTTTGGAAGAGTTTTGAA encodes the following:
- the ezra gene encoding ezrin a isoform X1, translated to MCVLQINVRVTTMDAELEFSFNPNTTGKQLFDQVARTIGLREIWYFGLQYLDNKGFQSWLKFDKKVTAQDVRKESPLLFKFRAKFYPEDVADELIQDVTQKLFFLQVKDLILGDEIYCPPESAVLLASYAVQAKFGDYNKHVHERGYLSGDRLLPKRVLDQHKMSKDQWEERVQTWHNEHGSMVKEEAVLEYLKITQDLEMYGVNFFEIKNRKSTDLWLGVDALGLNIYGKADKLTPKIGFPWSEIRNISFNDKKFIIKPIDKKAPDFVFYAPRLRVNRCILQLCMGNHELYMRRRKPDTIEVQQMKAQANEEKLQKKIERDNLEGEKRKRAAIEKEKAEMEREKRDLMTRLAQYEETTKKAERDLQEQLERGLRLEEERRRVEQEAARLETERMEAIIAKEELLRQAADQMNSQEQLSAELAEFSAKIAILEEAKRSKEEEADSWQNKAREVEEDLCRTKEELHSVMTSPTVLAPVALAYPPPAPASHHSSSSSSSSSSSGSESDHEEHNEENSSYSAELQPQENADHRREEERLTEADKNERLQRQLQALSSELAHARDDTKKTSNDLLHSENQREGRDKYKTLRQIRMGNTKQRVDEFEAL
- the ezra gene encoding ezrin a isoform X2 codes for the protein MPKTINVRVTTMDAELEFSFNPNTTGKQLFDQVARTIGLREIWYFGLQYLDNKGFQSWLKFDKKVTAQDVRKESPLLFKFRAKFYPEDVADELIQDVTQKLFFLQVKDLILGDEIYCPPESAVLLASYAVQAKFGDYNKHVHERGYLSGDRLLPKRVLDQHKMSKDQWEERVQTWHNEHGSMVKEEAVLEYLKITQDLEMYGVNFFEIKNRKSTDLWLGVDALGLNIYGKADKLTPKIGFPWSEIRNISFNDKKFIIKPIDKKAPDFVFYAPRLRVNRCILQLCMGNHELYMRRRKPDTIEVQQMKAQANEEKLQKKIERDNLEGEKRKRAAIEKEKAEMEREKRDLMTRLAQYEETTKKAERDLQEQLERGLRLEEERRRVEQEAARLETERMEAIIAKEELLRQAADQMNSQEQLSAELAEFSAKIAILEEAKRSKEEEADSWQNKAREVEEDLCRTKEELHSVMTSPTVLAPVALAYPPPAPASHHSSSSSSSSSSSGSESDHEEHNEENSSYSAELQPQENADHRREEERLTEADKNERLQRQLQALSSELAHARDDTKKTSNDLLHSENQREGRDKYKTLRQIRMGNTKQRVDEFEAL